Within the Acidimicrobiales bacterium genome, the region GAACCCGCCGTACCAGTCCATGGTCCAGCCGCGGAAGCTGAAGCCCGACAGCAGGTTGTCGCGCAGGTAGGCGGGGCCCCACACGTGAGCACCCATGTCGCCGCCCGCCGGGGTGGTGTCGGCCAGGATCTTGCTGGGGTGGAGTCGCAGGAAAACCAAGCCCACGCTCAGGACCACGACGGCGAATGTCACCCACGACTCGGGCGTCGCCGAACGTGCCCTGGAGTACAGGGCGCCGAACCTCTCGGCAGCGCTCGCGCGCTGTCGGGGTTCGTGTCCTTGTGAGTCCGACTGTGTCTCGACCGATTCCGCCTGGGGTTCTTCGACCACCTGTGTCAAGTCGCCCGCTGGCAGAGATTCCGAAGGAGTCTGCATGAACGCACCATGATCGCAGGTGCGGACCGCTCTGGTGCGGCAGGTCGGGTGATGGCCAAAACCGCGCCGCTCACCGTGGTGGGACTACCGCCGGCCGGTGGTGGCGATCTGCTCCAGGGCGCCCTCGAGATCGGTCGGTTCGGAGTCGACGAACCACTCGCGACGATCACATCGCGAACAGCTGCGCATGGTCACCGGTGCCGTCGGCGTGGAGAGCTCGATCTCGATCATCGTTCGTCCGCAGTGCGAGCATGCCGCCATGTGGCTATCCCTTCGACATCGACCACCTCGTGTGGTGCGCTGTCTATCCATCGCCACTCTCCGTAGCGATTTGAGGGAACGGGTCGAGATTTCCCACCCAGAGTGATGTGCGGGTCAGCCATAACACTCAAAGTGACGGCTGGCCCTTCGGGTCAGGTGGTTGCCAACACCAACAGGCTCGCCATGTTGAACCCCATGTGCACCGTGACCGCCAACGACATGCGATCCGTGCGACGCAAGATGGCGCCCGCGGCCGACCCGAAGATGAACAAGCCCAACAGCTCGAAGACCTGGAAGTGGGTGAAGGCGAACAACAGCGCCGCCACCACAACGCCGACCCACGGACGCAGGAGCCGTTCGAGAGCCCCTTGCAGTACACCGCGGAAGAACAACTCCTCGACTATGGGGGCAAACACGCCGGCCATCAAGAACAACAAGGCGATGTCGCCTCCGTCGAAGCGATCGGCCAGCTCTCGCGCTGCGCTCGTGTCGCGGTCGAACAGCTCGGAGAGCGGCAGGTACACGATGCCCACGACCAGCTGCAGGGCCGCGCCGATCGCCAGGCCGACCGGCAGATCAGACCACTTGTGTTGCCCCAGCCGCAACAGCTCGTACCCCGAGCCCGACCACCTTGCCAGCAAGATGGCTCCGCCGCCGATGACCAGCTGGAATGGCAAGGTGACCACGAACAGGTCTCGGCCCGAGAACGAGTCGAAGCTGCGGCCGTCGGCCACAGCGGCCGCAGCCACAGCACCCACGACCTGTGAGGCGAACCATACGGCGAATGCGAGGCCGATCAGCCCCCACCAATGAGATCGACCAGCTGGTGAGGGCGCGCCTGGATTGGGTTGGGGTGCGTGCACCCGCTCAGCGTACGAAAGACTCGACCGTTTCGCCGCCGACCAGGTCGATACGAGCTGGCGGGCCGATCACCCGCCGGTCTTCCATCGTCCATCCGTTCGGTGGCCGGAAGCGCTCGGCGTGGGCCGCACACAACTCGAGGTGGTTCGGATCGTGGACCTCGCGGGTCCAGTCGAGCACCACG harbors:
- a CDS encoding type II CAAX endopeptidase family protein, which encodes MHAPQPNPGAPSPAGRSHWWGLIGLAFAVWFASQVVGAVAAAAVADGRSFDSFSGRDLFVVTLPFQLVIGGGAILLARWSGSGYELLRLGQHKWSDLPVGLAIGAALQLVVGIVYLPLSELFDRDTSAARELADRFDGGDIALLFLMAGVFAPIVEELFFRGVLQGALERLLRPWVGVVVAALLFAFTHFQVFELLGLFIFGSAAGAILRRTDRMSLAVTVHMGFNMASLLVLATT
- a CDS encoding DUF3499 family protein; its protein translation is MGFVTNVVPVSERLCSRPLCGAQAEAVLLFDYASGHVVLDWTREVHDPNHLELCAAHAERFRPPNGWTMEDRRVIGPPARIDLVGGETVESFVR